The following proteins are co-located in the Pyricularia oryzae 70-15 chromosome 1, whole genome shotgun sequence genome:
- a CDS encoding transcription initiation factor IIB, which translates to MASMADIGLEADPYQADLNNTMQCNDCGVPTLLQEEVSSGDIVCTECGLVVGARIVDMGSEWRTFANDEAGDDPSRVGDAGNEIYGPSALETKVDMRRDQGASYKIMKSLNAANKKIQNEKGQAAINAGMAKIKDLVDKIHGGGNVIKQAQSLFREVEEAKALKGKSADAAVAGCIFIACRMEKVPRTFREIHALTNVSKKEIGRTYKALEEYVKKVNYENRGGAAAVDHKMPTADDDDDDMATKGTTAESLCTRYCSILGFRVSHLAERVAMHLARKSSSVADLAGRSPLSVAAACIYMMSHLIGEPRTSKDIAVVAGVSDGTIKTAYKFLLAAKDELCRDGEFDPATKQRREGLNLPASCPGHKALPSV; encoded by the coding sequence ATGGCTTCCATGGCGGACATCGGCCTCGAGGCCGACCCTTATCAGGCCGATCTGAACAACACGATGCAGTGCAACGACTGTGGCGTGCCCACCTTGCTCCAGGAGGAGGTTTCATCCGGCGACATAGTGTGCACCGAATGTGGCCTAGTCGTTGGCGCACGTATAGTAGACATGGGCAGCGAGTGGCGTACGTTTGCCAATGATGAGGCTGGCGATGACCCCTCGCGTGTCGGTGATGCTGGCAACGAGATCTACGGCCCCAGCGCCCTCGAGACCAAGGTCGACATGCGCCGCGACCAGGGTGCTTCGTATAAGATTATGAAGTCGCTCAATGCGGCCAACAAGAAGATCCAAAACGAAAAGGGACAAGCTGCCATCAACGCCGGTATGGCAAAGATCAAGGACTTGGTCGACAAGATTCACGGCGGTGGCAACGTCATCAAACAGGCACAATCGCTATTCCGCGAGgtcgaggaggccaaggcccTCAAGGGCAAGTCGGCCGATGCCGCAGTTGCGGGCTGCATCTTCATTGCGTGTCGAATGGAAAAGGTTCCCCGCACATTCAGGGAGATCCACGCACTCACCAACGTCTCCAAAAAGGAGATTGGAAGGACATACAAGGCTCTTGAAGAGTACGTCAAGAAGGTCAACTACGAGAACCGGGGCGGCGCCGCAGCTGTTGACCACAAGATGCCCACggccgacgatgatgacgatgacatgGCCACCAAGGGAACCACAGCCGAGTCTCTGTGCACACGCTACTGCTCTATTCTCGGATTCCGCGTCTCTCACTTGGCGGAGCGTGTGGCCATGCATTTGGCTCGCAAATCGTCGTCTGTTGCTGACCTGGCCGGCCGCTCGCCGCTGTCAGTCGCCGCCGCCTGTATCTACATGATGTCTCACCTGATTGGCGAGCCGCGCACGTCCAAGGATATTGCCGTTGTGGCGGGCGTCAGCGACGGCACGATCAAGACGGCATACAAGTTCCTGCTTGCCGCCAAGGATGAGCTCTGCAGAGACGGCGAGTTCGACCCAGCCACCAAGCAGCGTCGCGAGGGTCTCAACCTCCCGGCCTCATGCCCGGGTCACAAGGCCTTGCCATCGGTCTAG
- a CDS encoding splicing factor 3a subunit 2: protein MDYQNRAGSKFGGGGVASHSATNADRRERLRKLALEHIDLDKDPYIFKNHLGAFECRLCLTVHQNDGSYLAHTQGRKHQTNLARRAAQEKRDGRDKNIDPQTGLPVGVVGAGFSALGLGGGARKNAVKIGRPGYKITKIRDPVTRAEGLLFQLQFPDISPGTVPKWQVMSAFSQRVEEPDRNYQYLLVAAEPYETCGFKVPARELDKREGRMFEYWDPDAKEYWVQVMFMTEREERFNAAPGLGARS from the coding sequence ATGGACTACCAAAACCGCGCCGGTTCCAagttcggcggcggcggcgtggccTCGCACAGCGCCACCAACGCCGACCGCCGCGAGCGCCTGCGCAAGCTGGCTCTTGAGCACATCGACCTGGACAAGGACCCTTACATCTTCAAGAACCACTTGGGCGCCTTTGAGTGCCGACTCTGCCTGACGGTGCACCAAAATGACGGCTCTTACCTCGCCCACACCCAAGGGCGAAAGCACCAGACCAACCTGGCGCGTCGTGCCGCGCAGGAGAAGCGCGACGGGAGGGACAAGAACATCGACCCGCAGACAGGGttgccggtcggtgtggTGGGCGCCGGGTTCAGCGCGTTGGGgttgggcggcggcgcgagGAAGAACGCGGTCAAGATCGGTAGGCCGGGTTACAAGATTACAAAGATTCGGGATCCCGTCACCAGGGCGGAGGGTCTTCTGTTTCAGCTCCAGTTTCCGGATATATCGCCCGGTACAGTGCCAAAGTGGCAGGTCATGTCGGCGTTTAGCCAGCGCGTCGAGGAGCCGGATAGGAACTACCAGTATCTGCTCGTGGCGGCCGAGCCGTACGAGACGTGCGGCTTTAAGGTCCCGGCACGAGAGCTCGACAAGCGCGAGGGGAGGATGTTTGAATACTGGGACCCGGATGCGAAAGAGTATTGGGTTCAGGTTATGTTTATGACGGAGCGGGAGGAGCGGTTCAATGCCGCTCCGGGGTTGGGGGCGAGGAGTTGA
- a CDS encoding AGC/NDR protein kinase, whose product MDNQGNRLYLNFDNSHPRPGGSLNDRGAYPTTPSTFPQPVFPGSNQQPPSSSGQGGASSQQSQPYSTGYAPQGYFSQNQYPAQYPAQPPHSQQSHGSEYGGQQQSNIYQPRSNTPGTNDPNVGLAHQFSQQNLRAPYGSRGPSPAQRPRTAGAPGQQPYGGYHSQPMPPAPAQYPALEFQPGPERNPDKYGPGANNNQKKCAQLAADFFKDSVKRARERNQRQSEMELKLSEPNQSQSRKEQIWSTGGRKEGSYLRFLRTKDKPENYNTIKIIGKGAFGEVKLVQKKSDNKVYAMKSLIKTEMFKKDQLAHVRAERDILAESDSPWVVKLFTTFQDANFLYMLMEFLPGGDLMTMLIKYEIFSEDITRFYIAEIVLAIEAVHKLGFIHRDIKPDNILLDRGGHVKLTDFGLSTGFHKLHDNNYYQQLLQGKSNRPRGDRNSIAIDQINLTVSNRAQINDWRRSRRLMAYSTVGTPDYIAPEIFTGHGYTFDCDWWSLGTIMFECLVGWPPFCAEDSHDTYRKIVNWRQSLYFPDDIQLGVEAENLIRSLICNTENRLGRGGAHEIKSHSFFRGVEFEGLRRIRAPFEPRLTSAIDTTYFPTDEIDQTDNATVLRAQQMQQQATTGAPVREETVEMSLPFIGYTFKRFDNNFR is encoded by the exons ATGGACAACCAAGGCAACCGCCTCTATCTCAACTTCGACAACTCGCATCCGCGCCCAGGCGGTTCACTCAACGACCGAGGTGCCTACCCCACCACGCCCTCGACCTTCCCGCAACCTGTCTTCCCCGGATCGAACCAGCAACCTCCCTCATCGTCTGGTCAGGGCGGCGCCTCTTCCCAGCAGAGCCAGCCATACTCAACGGGTTATGCGCCCCAAGGCTATTTCTCGCAGAACCAGTATCCTGCCCAGTATCCTGCGCAGCCCCCGCACAGCCAACAATCGCACGGCTCCGAGTACGGCGGTCAGCAGCAGAGCAACATTTACCAGCCCCGGTCCAACACCCCAGGGACTAATGATCCCAATGTAGGACTGGCACATCAGTTCTCCCAGCAGAACCTCCGCGCCCCTTACGGCTCGCGTGGCCCCTCCCCTGCGCAACGTCCCCGAACTGCCGGCGCGCCTGGCCAGCAGCCATATGGAGGCTACCACAGCCAGCCAATGCCACCTGCGCCAGCGCAGTACCCCGCCCTTGAGTTCCAGCCGGGCCCAGAGCGCAACCCAGACAAGTATGGGCCGGGTGCCAACAACAACCAGAAGAAGTGCGCGCAACTTGCTGCCGACTTCTTCAAAGATAGTGTCAAGCGCGCGAGGGAGCGTAACCAAAG GCAGAGCGAGATGGAGCTCAAACTCTCCGAACCGAACCAGTCGCAGTCTAGGAAGGAGCAGATCTGGTCTACCGGAGGGCGCAAAGAGGGTTCGTACCTGCGCTTCCTGCGCACAAAGGACAAGCCCGAAAACTACAACACCATCAAGATCATCGGCAAGGGCGCGTTTGGTGAGGTCAAACTGGTCCAGAAGAAGTCGGACAACAAGGTCTACGCCATGAAATCTCTGATCAAAACGGAGATGTTTAAAAAGGATCAACTTGCCCACGTGCGTGCTGAGCGAGATATTCTTGCCGAGTCGGACAGTCCTTGGGTCGTCAAGCTATTCACCACTTTCCAGGACGCGAACTTCCTATATATGTTGATGGAGTTCTTGCCTGGTGGTGATCTTATGACCATGTTGATCAAGTACGAAATTTTCTCGGAGGATATTACGCGCTTTTATATTGCAGAAATCGTTCTCGCTATAGAAGCGGTTCACAAGCTTGGCTTTATTCATCG TGATATCAAACCCGACAATATTTTGCTTGACAGGGGAGGACATGTCAAGTTGACTGACTTTGGTCTTTCGACGGGCTTCCACAAGCTGCACGATAACAACTACTACCAGCAGCTGCTGCAGGGCAAATCGAACCGACCCCGTGGTGACCGCAACTCGATCGCAATCGACCAGATCAACTTGACCGTCTCTAACCGAGCTCAGATCAACGACTGGAGGAGGTCGCGACGACTAATGGCATACTCTACCGTCGGAACCCCTGATTACATTGCACCTGAGATCTTTACTGGTCACGGTTACACCTTTGACTGTGATTGGTGGTCTCTGGGAACCATCATGTTTGAGTGCTTAGTCGGCTGGCCCCCGTTCTGTGCCGAGGACAGCCACGACACGTATAGGAAGATTGTCAACTGGAGGCAAAGTCTGTACTTCCCCGACGACATTCAGCTGGGCGTCGAGGCGGAGAACTTGATTCGGAG CCTCATTTGCAACACGGAGAACCGCTTGGGTCGGGGCGGAGCACACGAGATCAAGAGCCACTCCTTTTTCCGCGGAGTCGAGTTCGAAGGCTTGCGACGGATCAGGGCTCCGTTCGAGCCCCGGCTCACATCCGCAATCGACACGACCTACTTCCCGACGGACGAGATCGACCAGACGGACAACGCGACGGTGTTGCGGGCGCAACAGATGCAACAACAGGCGACCACTGGCGCGCCTGTGCGCGAGGAGACGGTGGAGATGAGCTTGCCTTTCATCGGTTATACGTTCAAGCGTTTCGACAACAACTTCCGCTAA
- a CDS encoding glutathione transferase omega-1 — MTNVDTSILDHATGRAAELAKAHSAEQPLKLYAGWFCPFVQRSWIVLEEKRIPYQYIEINPYHKSPDFLALNPRGLVPTLAVPHATTSTGDKQQTKPLYESTIIDEYLDEAYADQSAHGPPLLPGDPYQRARCRIWIEHCGKIVAGFYKVLQHTPGKSTYGAEEAREAFCGPIKTLVEHMAVDGGPWFLGAEFSLVDVTLAPFARRLWLLDHYKPNWGGMPDGDDDDKRIAQRWKVWVDACLARESVVATSSDDAAYIDVYRRYAEDRTNSKVAQATRTGDKLP, encoded by the coding sequence ATGACAAACGTGGACACCAGCATCCTCGACCACGCGACCGGCCGCGCAGCCGAGCTCGCCAAGGCCCACTCGGCCGAGCAACCACTCAAGCTCTACGCGGGCTGGTTCTGCCCGTTTGTGCAGCGGTCGTGGATCGTGCTCGAGGAGAAGCGCATCCCGTATCAGTACATCGAGATCAACCCGTACCACAAGTCGCCCGACTTCCTAGCCCTCAACCCGCGCGGGCTCGTCCCGACCCTGGCCGTGCCTCATGCCACCACCAGCACAGGCGACAAGCAGCAGACCAAGCCCCTGTACGAGAGCACCATCATCGACGAGTACCTGGACGAGGCCTACGCCGACCAGTCCGCCCACGGCCCGCCCCTCCTGCCCGGTGACCCTTACCAGCGCGCGCGCTGCCGCATCTGGATCGAACACTGCGGCAAGATCGTGGCCGGCTTCTACAAGGTCCTGCAGCACACGCCCGGCAAGTCGACCTACGGCGCCGAGGAGGCGCGCGAGGCGTTTTGCGGGCCCATCAAGACGTTGGTGGAGCACATGGCCGTCGACGGCGGGCCGTGGTTCCTCGGCGCCGAGTTTAGCCTCGTCGACGTGACGCTGGCGCCGTTTGCGCGCAGGCTGTGGCTGCTGGACCACTACAAGCCAAACTGGGGCGGAATGcccgacggcgacgacgacgacaagagGATCGCGCAGAGGTGGAAGGTCTGGGTCGACGCTTGCCTGGCTAGGGAGAGCGTCGTCGCGACGTCGAGTGACGACGCGGCTTATATTGATGTTTATCGCCGCTATGCGGAGGATAGGACGAACTCAAAGGTTGCGCAGGCGACTCGGACGGGGGATAAGCTGCCGTGA
- a CDS encoding mitochondrial import inner membrane translocase subunit tim-54: MASTQKPPERNRALRMLGLPALPKKLPSRNWMIFWTVSTTLSAAIIYDRREKRRATARWARAVSHIAKEPVGSPSEMPRRLTVYLESPPGDGFRVAQDHFVEYVKPILAASGLDWEFVQGRMQGDVRAVVAEQIRRRRRAAGEVAPETPEGLTEQKSEPTTEEIVEEMRKKSGVREFAGVRGDIVVGRHTWKEYIRGLHEGWLGPLVAPSEPPKPVAAGAEEAKEAEEKKSDESKPKRPPQPKPYNTPEQYPSSEISQHIPAELTPSVPIRFPHLLGFLGTPTRFVRFLNRRQTADEIGAEVAAVCLATYREWKSEDEIKESLESAEKDWVKSVWKADKTEEGDVQQRPKEKVWVNPVVLDPRISSRMRRFELTSADETRARQIVVPEEEVEGWIKGHLRQMWRWGAGQFRSNSKKIPNVGPLDD; this comes from the exons ATGGCTTCAACACAAAAGCCTCCAGAG CGCAACCGCGCTTTGCGCATGCTCGGGCTCCCCGCCCTGCCCAAGAAGCTGCCTTCTCGCAACTGGATGATCTTTTGGACTGTCTCCACGACTCTGAGCGCCGCGATTATCTACGACCGCCGGGAGAAGCGCCGCGCCACTGCCCGGTGGGCCCGCGCCGTCTCACACATCGCCAAGGAGCCCGTCGGCAGCCCCAGCGAGATGCCGCGCCGCCTAACCGTCTATCTCGAGTCGCCGCCGGGCGATGGCTTCCGCGTCGCTCAGGACCATTTTGTTGAGTACGTCAAGCCCATCCTGGCCGCCAGCGGCCTGGACTGGGAGTTTGTCCAGGGCAGGATGCAGGGCGACGTGCGCGCCGTCGTAGCCGAGCAAATCCGCCGCAGGAGGAGGGCGGCCGGCGAGGTCGCACCCGAGACGCCTGAAGGCTTGACGGAGCAAAAGTCGGAACCAACGACCGAGGAGATTGTCGAGGAGATGCGCAAGAAGTCTGGCGTCAGGGAGTTTGCCGGCGTCCGGGGCGACATTGTTGTTGGGCGCCATACGTGGAAGGAATACATCCGCGGCCTGCACGAGGGTTGGTTAGGGCCTCTGGTGGCGCCGTCGGAGCCACCAAAGCCTGTTGCTGCGGGAGCAGAGGAAGCAAAGGAGgcagaagagaagaagagcGATGAGAGCAAACCGAAACGACCACCACAACCGAAGCCGTACAACACTCCGGAGCAATACCCATCTTCTGAAATCAGCCAACACATCCCAGCCGAACTCACCCCATCGGTCCCGATCCGTTTCCCTCACCTTCTTGGCTTCCTCGGCACGCCCACTCGTTTTGTGCGCTTCCTGAACAGGCGACAAACGGCGGATGAGATTGGCGCCGAGGTCGCAGCCGTCTGTCTTGCCACGTACCGCGAGTGGAAGTCCGAGGACGAGATCAAGGAGTCGCTCGAGTCTGCAGAGAAAGATTGGGTAAAGAGCGTGTGGAAGGCCGATAAGACCGAGGAGGGTGATGTCCAACAGCGCCCAAAGGAAAAGGTCTGGGTCAACCCGGTCGTACTGGACCCCAGGATCTCCAGCAGGATGAGGCGCTTCGAGCTGACGTCTGCTGACGAGACTCGGGCGCGACAGATCGTCGTCCCCGAGGAAGAGGTTGAGGGCTGGATAAAGGGCCACCTGAGGCAAATGTGGCGGTGGGGTGCTGGCCAGTTCCGAAGCAACAGCAAAAAGATACCTAATGTTGGACCTCTGGACGATTAA